The segment AATATCTAATTGACATTTTTGTCTCTGCTATTCCTTTATCTACTGTGTTATAGTCATCATCCACAATTCTGTAAAAAACACCTTCACCATCATATTCTGGAATAGAAATTTTGTGATATCCTATATCATCTATCTCAAAATACATGCCTATTTCATCTGATTCAGTCTGTTTTAGTGACATAATCTGAAATGATCTTTCTGCTTCTGAAAAAACTATTCCTGTTCCTGAAGCACCAATAACTATCAATAATAAACTAATTTTGAATAATGTTAGTTTCATTCAGTTTTTCCTCAAAATTTTTTCAATAAATAATTTATGAATTTTTTTATGAAGAATTTCTCTACAAACTTTTATTCTATGATGCCGTATATACAAAGGAAAAGTGATCTTGATAACACATTCTGAGAAGTCAACATTCTCCGTTGTGACTTCTGTTAATTACTGTAGATCAATCTTATGTATTATGGATGTACACTATACGCCATGATGTGGGAAAATGTAACTCCATTTCAAATGGACAAATTGTGGTCGCAAGTTGTTCATTATTATGTTGATAAAAAGAAAATGTCAAAAGAAGACGCTAACAAAATTGCTGCAGCAGTTGTGAAAAAAGAAATTGAGAAAAATACCTGTCAAAATATATCTTGCAGACATTTAAAATCAAAACATCTTGGAGATAAGCGACAATGTATGATTGTCACCTGTCCGTGTTCAGAATTTGTGAAAAAACAATAATTACATTCTTTTAATTTGAATTAAAAAATTCTTAGAATCATTTTCAATTTCTTTTTTCCTTTCTTTTGACATTTTTTTTAAATTTGAAAATACAGTCCATAGTCTAGGATTTTTCTCCAATTTTTTTTGATTCTTCAAAAAAAAGTTCCAATAAAGATAATTAAATGGACAAGCATCTTCTCCTTCTTTCTTTTTTACATCATACTGACAGTCTTTACAATAATTTGACATTTTGTTGATGTAGTTTCCACTTGCTGCATATGGTTTTGAACCTAATATTCCTCCGTCTGCATATAGTGTCATACCGTGAGTGTTTGGAAGCTCTACCCATTCGTATGCATCGGCATATACTGACAAGTACCATTCACAAACTTCTTTTGGTTTTATTCCTGCAATTAATGCAAAATTTCCTGTAATCATTAGTCGTTGTATGTGATGTGCATATGCTTCTTTGACTGTTTGTCCAATAGAATTTTTCATACAATTCATTTCTGTATTTCCTGTCCAGTAAAATCCTGGAAGTTTATTTTTTGCATTAAAATAATTTGTTTCTGAATATTTTGGCATGGTGTGCCAGTAAATTCCTCTTATGTACTCTCTCCATCCTAAAATTTGTCTTATGAAACCTTCTATAGATTCAACTTTTATCTTCTTTTTTTCTAAGACCCTGCCAAGTACTTGTTTTGGTTGTAACAATCCTATGTTCAAATACATGGATAAAACAGAATGATAGAGAAAACTTTCTTCTTGATCCATCGCATCTTCGTATGGACCAAACATATCTAATCGATTCTTTATGAAGTCATCCAAACTCTTCTTTGCTTGTTCATGTGTAACGGCAAACCAAAAAGGTTCCAAATCCCCAAAATGTTTAGAGAATCTTTTTTTTATTTCTGCAATCACTTGCGTTGTTATATCATCAGGTTTGTGTTGTAATGGTTTTGGTATATCTGGATGATTCTTTGGTAAACTTTTTCTATTTTTTATATCGTAATTCCATTTTCCTCCTTTTGGTTTTCCATCTTTATCTATCAAAATATTATATTTTTTTCTCATCATATGGTAGAATGACTCCATTCGAAGTTCTTTTTTTCCTTCTGTCCATTTTTTGAATTCAGTAATAGTACAAAAAAATCTGTCATCTTCAGATATTTCTACTGATATATTCAGCATCTTCTCCCATTTTTTTATCTCTTGTAATACACGATATTCTCCAGGATGTGTAATTACAATTTTTTTTGGCTTTATTTTTTTACACTGATGTGCAAGCTCTTGTGTAAAATTATCTTGAGATTCACCAATTTTTGAATATATTATAGAATAACCTTTACTTTTCATATCTTTTGCAAAATGTCTCATTGCACTGAAAACTAAAACTAATTTTTTTTTATGATGATTTACATATCTGGCTTCATTTGCAACTTCCATCATGAGAATTTTGTCTTTGTCTTTTCTGAAATTTTTCAAAGATGAGATGTCTTTTGATAACTGATCAGCAAGAATTACACATAAATTCTCAGTCATTTTACTACTAGAACTGGAATCTTACTCTTATTCAGAACATGATTAGAAACACTTCCCATGAACGCAGCCTTTACAGAACCTCTACCTCTTGCTCCCATTATTATTAGATCAATTTTTCTTGAATTATCATTTGCATATTTGACTATACTTGATTTTGCATCACCAACAATAGTTTCCTCTATGAATTTTACATCATATTTCTCACATTTTGTCTTGGCAGAATGAAAAGTAATTTCCATCAATCTATTTTGTTCAGCATTAAACAATTCACCATACTTTATAGAATTAACAGATGTAGGTTTTACATACAAACCAACAATTGTTCTTTTTGCATCATTTGCTAGATCAACTGCCATTTCAATTCCTCTTTCTGAATTTTTTGATCCATCTAACGGAACAAGGATTCTTTTTATACTCATTAACCCATTTTGTTAATTACAAAATAAAAGGTACGAGAACTTAGGTATGTGCTAGTAACCATTTCTAAAATTATATTGTTCTAACCAGATCTCAAACTGGTAAGCTAATTATTTGATAATTACAAATTGTCTGTATTGTCACAAAAATCTTCATTTTCTAAATTAAAAAACATGAAAATACTCTTAGCAGTAGTCGGTATTGCAGCAATTCTTGCAGCATTAGATGTGGTGGAATTTTACATGCCAATGGAATTTGATGATATGTCTGTAAATAGACA is part of the Candidatus Nitrosopelagicus brevis genome and harbors:
- a CDS encoding cryptochrome/photolyase family protein, with product MTENLCVILADQLSKDISSLKNFRKDKDKILMMEVANEARYVNHHKKKLVLVFSAMRHFAKDMKSKGYSIIYSKIGESQDNFTQELAHQCKKIKPKKIVITHPGEYRVLQEIKKWEKMLNISVEISEDDRFFCTITEFKKWTEGKKELRMESFYHMMRKKYNILIDKDGKPKGGKWNYDIKNRKSLPKNHPDIPKPLQHKPDDITTQVIAEIKKRFSKHFGDLEPFWFAVTHEQAKKSLDDFIKNRLDMFGPYEDAMDQEESFLYHSVLSMYLNIGLLQPKQVLGRVLEKKKIKVESIEGFIRQILGWREYIRGIYWHTMPKYSETNYFNAKNKLPGFYWTGNTEMNCMKNSIGQTVKEAYAHHIQRLMITGNFALIAGIKPKEVCEWYLSVYADAYEWVELPNTHGMTLYADGGILGSKPYAASGNYINKMSNYCKDCQYDVKKKEGEDACPFNYLYWNFFLKNQKKLEKNPRLWTVFSNLKKMSKERKKEIENDSKNFLIQIKRM
- a CDS encoding universal stress protein; translated protein: MSIKRILVPLDGSKNSERGIEMAVDLANDAKRTIVGLYVKPTSVNSIKYGELFNAEQNRLMEITFHSAKTKCEKYDVKFIEETIVGDAKSSIVKYANDNSRKIDLIIMGARGRGSVKAAFMGSVSNHVLNKSKIPVLVVK